In Indicator indicator isolate 239-I01 chromosome 29, UM_Iind_1.1, whole genome shotgun sequence, the following are encoded in one genomic region:
- the FN3K gene encoding fructosamine-3-kinase: MEKILKTELKTSVLKAFGSSGGGYISQGQAYETDSGRVFVKINHKPQARKMFEGEMASLEAIQKTNVVRVPQPIKVIDLPGGGAMFVMEYLKMKHLNKYSSKLGEQIADLHLYNQKLAEKLRKEGNTIGKGAGHFDSQYVDKFGFHKATCCGYIPQVNEWQSDWPSFFVRHRLQAQLDLIEKDYGDREARELWSQLKLKIPEMFCDIEIVPALLHGDLWAGNVAEDDSGPIIFDPASFYGHSEFELAIAGMFGGFSSSFFSAYHSKIPKAPGFEKRNKLYQLFNYINHWNHFGTGYRGSTINVMRKLLK; encoded by the exons AtggaaaaaatcctgaaaacagAATTGAAAACTTCTGTCCTGAAGGCGTTTGGAAGCTCGGGAGGAGGATACATTAGCCAAGGCCAAGCTTATGAAACAGACAGTGGACGAGTATTTGTTAAAATCAACCACAAACCACAG GCTAGAAAAATGTTTGAAGGGGAAATGGCAAGCTTGGAAGCTATTCAGAAAACTAATGTTGTGAGAGTGCCTCAGCCTATTAAAGTAATTGACCTGCCTGGAGGAGGAGCAATGTTTGTCATGGAGTACCTAAAGATGAAGCACCTCAACAA ATATTCTTCAAAACTTGGTGAACAGATAGCAGATCTTCATCTTTATAACCAGAAACTTGCAGAGAAATTAAGAAAGGAGGGAAACACAATTG gTAAAGGAGCAGGTCACTTTGATTCTCAGTATGTGGATAAGTTTGGATTCCATAAAGCCACTTGCTGTGGTTATATACCACAG GTGAATGAATGGCAGAGTGATTGGCCTTCCTTCTTTGTTCGCCACCGACTCCAAGCTCAGTTGGATTTGATTGAAAAAGATTATGGAGACAGAGAAGCCAGAGAACTTTGGTCACAGCTAAAA ctaaaGATTCCTGAAATGTTCTGTGACATAGAAATTGTTCCTGCTCTTCTGCATGGAGACCTGTGGGCAGGAAATGTGGCTGAGGACGACTCTGGGCCAATTATCTTTGACCCTGCTTCCTTCTATGGCCATTCAGAATTTGAACTGGCCATAGCTGGAATGTTTGGTGGGTTCAGCAGCTCTTTTTTCTCTGCCTATCACAGTAAAATACCCAAAGCTCCAGGGTTTGAGAAACGAAACAAATTGTATCAACTCTTTAATTACATAAACCACTGGAACCATTTTGGGACGGGGTACAGGGGTTCTACCATAAATGTAATGAGGAAACTTCTAAAGTAG